In Desulfomicrobium apsheronum, the sequence ATGATGGGTCTGTCGTATTGCCGCCCACGAGTGTGTCGTTCCCCTCGCCGCCATACAGGACATCACGTCCGTAGCCGCCAATGAGGACGTCGTCACCGGCGCCGCCATAGAGGAAGTCGTTGCCGCCATGGCCCTGCAACAGGTCGTCGCCGTCGCCGCCGTACAGGACATCGAAGCCTTCGCGGCCATACAGCGTGTCGTTCCCGCCACCGCCGTACAGGGTGTCGTGGCCCGATAAGCCGTCAAGCAAGTTGTCGGCGTCGTCGCCCGTCAGCACGTCGCCGTGCAGCGCGTCGTTCGTGCCCAAAACTTCCTCGATGCCTGTCAGGGTGTCACCGAGGCCGTGATTGCCGGTGCCGCCTCCCGTCTGGGCGCCCGTGACGCTCAGGTCGATGTTCACCCATGTGGGGCTTGCACTGTAATCGGCCGTGTCGAAGCCGTCGCCGCCGTCGAGAATGTCCGCCCCGGCGGCGCCGACCAAGGTATCGTCGCCATCGCCGCCGTACAGCGAATCGTCGCCGTCGCCGCCGTACAGATAATCGTCGCCGCCGAAGCCCCACAGTTGATCATCGTAGTCCGCGTAGCCGGGCATCATGAATTCGGGGTAATCGATAAAAGCTTGGGGCATTGGACACCATCCGTCGTTTCGGCCCAGCAGCGTGTCGCCGTGCTCCGAACCCCATACGCCGTCCATATTCCACAACCAGTCGCCGTGCTCCTCGCCCGTGGGGCTGGCGCCGATCTGGCCGGGTTCGCCCTGGCCGGGATGGCGGGGATTGGGGGGGCCGGGCACGGCGTAATTCTGATTGTTTAAATCCACGCGCACTCCCTGCGTGGAATTGCGGTAACTGGCGATGTCCATGCCGCCTTCGCCGCCATTGAGGTAGTCGGCGCCGGGGCCGCCCTCCAGCGTGTCATTGCCCCAGTTGTGATGATCGCCTGTCCAGTCGCCCCACAGGCTATCCTGCCCCCTGCTGCCGGTGATGAAGTCATTTCCCTCGCCACCGAAAATCTCGTTGTCCTCCCAAGAGCCGAGGATGGTATCGTCGAAGCGGGTGGCCTGAACGTGCTGGATGCCCAGCAGCGTATCACCGGTGGCCTCGCTGACTAGGCCATCGGGGTCGATCTGACCAAAGCCGCCCTGATTGTCCAAGTCCAGGTAGATCCGGATCGGCGAGTTGTGGTAGTAGGCCAAGTTGTGGCCGCCACCTGTCCCCCAGCCCAGCAACAGGTCGCCGTCCGCGCCGCCCTCCAGGGTCTCGCGGCCGAACAGCCCGCCGCCGCCGTCCAGGGTGTCCCGGCCGGCGCCGCCGGAAAGGAAGTCGCCGCTGTCATCGTAAGCTGCGGTGAAGAGTGGAACAGTATTGTCGACGCCGATGATCGCGTCGTCGTAGAAGTTGTTGTTGTAGTTATTGCTGCTGACGCTGCCGTGAAGGATATCGTCGCCATCCCCGCCATACAGAGAGTCTTTACCGAGACCACCAGTCAGGCGGTCATTCCCGGGACCGCCCCACATCTGGTCGTTTCCAACGCCCCCGTACATGAGGTCGTCGCCCGCGCCGCCCCACATGCTGTCATGGCTGTAATTCCCTGAAACAAGACTGGTATCGCCGATCATGGTGTCGTTGCCGTCCAGGCCCACCAGCCAGTTGCTGTCGTTGCTGCCCATGATGTAATCGTCATGCTCCGAGCCCATCACGTTCTCAAAGCCCAGCAGCGTGTCGCCCTCGGCGTCACCGCCGCTCTGGGTCGCGATCCCGTCCTGGTGGTACAGGTTCACGCTCACGCCCGCCGCGCTCGTACTGTAGTCCACCCAGTCGCCGTTATTGGTATACCGCTCCCACTGCGTGTTCGTACCGCCGTCCAGGAAATCGGCCCCGGAACCGCCGCGCAGCGTGTCGCCTCCCGCGCCGCCCATGAGCGTATCGGACCCTGCCAGGCCGTCCAGGAAATTGTGGCTCCCGTCGCCCGTGAGCACGTCGCCATGGGCATCGTTCGTGCCGATGACGTTCTCGATGCCCACAAGAGTGTCGCCCAGGGCGTGGTTGCCCGCGCCGCCGCCCGTCTGGCCGCCCGCAGTGTTCAAGTCGACGTTCACCCAGGACGGGCTCAGGCTGTAGTCGGTCGTATCCGGATAGTAGTAGATCGTCCTAAAGTTCCAGGCGGGGTCTAAAATGACATTCAGGACGCTCTCGCCGCCCACCAGTGAGTCCGCCCCGGCCAGGCCGGCGAACACGTTGCTCACGTAGTCCTGGCCGATGAGCGTATCGCCGTGGGTCGAGCCGATCACGTTCTCGATGCCCGTCAGCACGTCCCCTTCGGCATAGCCGCCGCTCTGGGCTCCGGAACTGGTCAGATCCACGATCACGGCCGCATCGCTCGCGCCGTAATCCGCCCAGTCGCCGCCGGGCGTCGCCTCATAGCGAATCACCGGACTAAAAATATTCGAATCACCATAGTGGTGGAATTTGACGGCCTCGCCGACGGTGTTCGAACCGCCGTCGAGGGTGTCGGCTCCGGCTCCGCCGCGGAGGGTGTCGTCGCCAGCGAAGCCATAGACATGGAAGGACACGCCGGTGCGGCTAAAGTCCGTCGCGGTGGTCAGATCGTCAGCCCCGTCGGTCCCCAGAATCTGGGGCAGCTCGGCGTCGATGTTGAAGACGGCCTCGGCGCTCAGTTGCCCGTCGCTGACCTTGAACAGGAAATTATCGTTCTCCAGCACCTGAATGGATGTGCCGGGGGTCGACGTGTCGAAACGAAAGCTGACGCGACCTGAGTCGATATCTGCTTGGGTAAAGGCCGCCTTGGAGAAATCCGTGATGGCGACGCCGTCAAGCAGCAGTTCCCCTTGGACTGGTGCCTGCCTGACGAAATAGCTGAGTTCCGTCGCAGGGGTGCGCTCATCCACCGATTTGAGCGAACCGTTCAGGGACGCGCTCTGGCCGTCCGGCACCAGCAGCGTATCATTGAGAACGATGACCGGTGGTTCGTTCAAGACCCCGGGACTGGAGGAGCCCGAATCGAAATCAGCCAGGCCAAGCACGCCCTGGTCAGACGCGACGTCAGACGCGACCCTGGTCATAGGCAGCTTTCCCCCGGCGTTGGCGCTGAAGGAAGCCATGTCCAGGGCCTGTCCGATACCGAAGTCCTCGCCTACATTCTGATCGAGAAATCCGGTGTCGCCGACACTGGCCTGATGGACCCCCAGGGGTTCATGCGTCAACGCGTCACTCTCCGCGCCCGATCCGGCCTTTTCGAAAACTATTCTTGGCTGGGCTCGAAACGCCGGAGCTTCATCAAGATTCATGGCGACTATTTCGGGCGGTTCGGCCGCCGACTCCACCGTGAATTCACCCAATCCTTCGAGGCGTATCGAGATCTGTCCCTGATCACCAGATTTCACCTCGGCCTGATCCGGAGAAGCCGCGATCACCAGTTGCTCATTTTCCTGCAACGACAGCTTGCTGCCGTCGACAATTTCCACTTCACGAGTATTTCCGTCCGGCTGCCGAACCAGAACCTTGGTGTTTGGCATGAACTCTCTCCCAGGATTTAAGTTGCCGAGTAGTGATAAATTATCTGGGAGTGTTATTCTCTTTGAGCATTCAGGATAATGTGCACGTGTACTGAAATTGAAAGATAAAATCACTAATTAGAGCTGTAGAGCGCACTGCATTTATCTAAGTAAAAACACTTATACCTCCAACAGAAAACAACCATAACTACCTGC encodes:
- a CDS encoding cadherin-like domain-containing protein, yielding MPNTKVLVRQPDGNTREVEIVDGSKLSLQENEQLVIAASPDQAEVKSGDQGQISIRLEGLGEFTVESAAEPPEIVAMNLDEAPAFRAQPRIVFEKAGSGAESDALTHEPLGVHQASVGDTGFLDQNVGEDFGIGQALDMASFSANAGGKLPMTRVASDVASDQGVLGLADFDSGSSSPGVLNEPPVIVLNDTLLVPDGQSASLNGSLKSVDERTPATELSYFVRQAPVQGELLLDGVAITDFSKAAFTQADIDSGRVSFRFDTSTPGTSIQVLENDNFLFKVSDGQLSAEAVFNIDAELPQILGTDGADDLTTATDFSRTGVSFHVYGFAGDDTLRGGAGADTLDGGSNTVGEAVKFHHYGDSNIFSPVIRYEATPGGDWADYGASDAAVIVDLTSSGAQSGGYAEGDVLTGIENVIGSTHGDTLIGQDYVSNVFAGLAGADSLVGGESVLNVILDPAWNFRTIYYYPDTTDYSLSPSWVNVDLNTAGGQTGGGAGNHALGDTLVGIENVIGTNDAHGDVLTGDGSHNFLDGLAGSDTLMGGAGGDTLRGGSGADFLDGGTNTQWERYTNNGDWVDYSTSAAGVSVNLYHQDGIATQSGGDAEGDTLLGFENVMGSEHDDYIMGSNDSNWLVGLDGNDTMIGDTSLVSGNYSHDSMWGGAGDDLMYGGVGNDQMWGGPGNDRLTGGLGKDSLYGGDGDDILHGSVSSNNYNNNFYDDAIIGVDNTVPLFTAAYDDSGDFLSGGAGRDTLDGGGGLFGRETLEGGADGDLLLGWGTGGGHNLAYYHNSPIRIYLDLDNQGGFGQIDPDGLVSEATGDTLLGIQHVQATRFDDTILGSWEDNEIFGGEGNDFITGSRGQDSLWGDWTGDHHNWGNDTLEGGPGADYLNGGEGGMDIASYRNSTQGVRVDLNNQNYAVPGPPNPRHPGQGEPGQIGASPTGEEHGDWLWNMDGVWGSEHGDTLLGRNDGWCPMPQAFIDYPEFMMPGYADYDDQLWGFGGDDYLYGGDGDDSLYGGDGDDTLVGAAGADILDGGDGFDTADYSASPTWVNIDLSVTGAQTGGGTGNHGLGDTLTGIEEVLGTNDALHGDVLTGDDADNLLDGLSGHDTLYGGGGNDTLYGREGFDVLYGGDGDDLLQGHGGNDFLYGGAGDDVLIGGYGRDVLYGGEGNDTLVGGNTTDPS